The Methanobrevibacter ruminantium DNA segment CATTTTTTTTATCATTTTTTTTATTATTATTTAATTTTTGTTTTATTTTTATTTCATTTTCATTCTCACTATTTATTTTTTCTAAAAATTTTTCTATAATTTGCATTGATTTTTAATTTGTTCTCCTTTTTATTTTTATCTCTCTAAATTTTCTGGAATTAAGTTTTCACTGAATAAATATCTATTTTAACTAATATCGGGTAAAAATAACTTGAAAATTCAGAAAACATTTCTTTAGTTTTATTTTTCTTGTTCATTTTTTATTCAAAATGTTTATATATTAATAGTGATAAATTATAGTAGGAAGGAAGTTTCCTTCCGACTATTGAATCAAGAAAATTTTTAGTCGAAGGATTTCCATTTTTCCATTTTTTCAAGAATGGACAATATCTCAAAAAAGGATGTGAAAAGATGTCAGTTAAAGACAATAAATTAGACCAGATAATTAAAACTGTTGAAGAAAACGATATCAAATTTTTGAAATTGCAACTATCAGACATACATGGATTGCCAAAAAGCATGGCAGTGCCTCTTAAAAAAGCTGATGACATTGAAGATATAGTGAATGATGGATTATTGTTTGACGGCTCATCAGTAGCAGGATTAGCTTCAATCAATGATAGTGATTTACTTGCAAAACCAGATATCAACACCTTCTCAACAATCCCATGGAGACCTGAATCAAAAGGAACCAGCAGATTCATATGTGATATTTTCACTACAGAAGGAAAGCCATATGATGGAGATCCGAGAGGAGTGCTTAAAAAAGCATTGGAAAAAGCAGAAAAAAGAGGATATCAATTCAATATGGGTCCTGAACCAGAATTCTTCATAATCAAAGAGGATGAGAATGGAAATTACATCCCTGCAGATGAAGCTGAATATTTTGATGTAGAGCCATTGGATCAAGGTACTGACATCAGAAGAGAAATCGTATTCGGTTTAGAGCAATTAGGTTTTGATGTTGAAGTAAGCCATCACGAAGTGGCAGCAGGACAGCATGAAGTGGACTTTAAATATGCGGATGCTTTAAAAACAGCGGATGCTGTAATAACATTTAAGGAAGCTGTAAAAGCAGTAGTTCACAACTTAGGATTTAAGGCAACATTCATGCCAAAACCATTCTTGGGAATCAATGGTAGTGGAATGCATTGTAACCAAAGCCTATTCAAGGATGGCAAAAATATTTTCTATGATCCAAACACTGAAAACCAAATTTCACAGGAAGCATTATACTTCATTGGAGGATTATTGAAACATGCACAGGCTTTATCAGCAATCCTATCCCCGACAGTTAACTCTTACAAACGTTTAGTTCCAGGTTATGAGGCACCTTGCTACATAGCTTACGGATTTAAAAACAGATCAACTTTACTCAGAATTCCTGCATCCCGTGGATTAGGTACAAGAATTGAGTGCAGATCACCGGATCCATCATGTAACCCATACTTGGCATTTGCAGTATTGCTTGAAGCAGGTTTAGATGGTTTGGACAATAAGATTGACCCAGGGGAACCAACTGAAGAAAACTTGTTTGCATTAACTGAAGATGAAATCCTCCAAAGAGGCATCAATAATTTGCCAACAAGCTTATGGGAAGCATACCATGCTTTAGAAGGGGATGATGTAGTTAAAAATGCCCTTGGAGAAAAAGTGTTTGATCAATTCTACACCATCAAAAGAGCTGAATGGGATGCTTACAGAATACAAGTATTTGATTATGAAAGAAATCAATACTTAGACGTTTAGACTATTCCTTTTTTGAATATTGGTGGTCACTCTAAAGATTTTTCTTCAGATAAAGATTTTCTTTAGTTTGACTACCCATCAATTAAAGTTAAATGGTTTTTGAAATTTAGAATTATTTTTTTAAGGCATATTGTAATTTTAAACAATTAAAAGGCATATTGTAATTTTAAAATTATTTTTAAAGGCATATGTAATTTTAGAATTACTTTTTTTAACAATTATAGATTAACATATTCAGATGATTAGTATATATTAGGCATATGTACGTGTATTCACCGATTATCTTATTGGAGGTAGAAAAATGTGTGGAATAGCAGGTGTAATATACAAAGATAAAAAAACTCACCCTGTAGGAGAAGCATTGACATCAATGCTTGAATCATTACAGCATAGGGGTCCGGATTCCGCAGGTTATGCAATCTACGGCAGTTTGGATTTCCCTGAAAATTATTATCAATTAAACATTGAAGTAAAAAGAAGAAGAGGAGCATTAGACAATTTAAAATCATTATTAAATCAAATAAGTCCAATATTCGAAGAGCAATTGATTGAGTCTGTAGGGGACTCAGATGTATATAAATGCAAAATAGCATTGGACGAATTTTCCCTTTTAAAACCATGCATTAATGAAATAGATGATTTGGAAAATGTAAGGGTTATAAACGGTTCACATTCATTCGAAATGATTAAGGATACAGGAAAAGTAAAGGACATTGCAGAACGTTTCAATGTTCAAAGCAGAATGGGAACACACGGAATAGGACATACCCGTTTTGCAACTGAAAGTGGTGTTGACCGCTATCATGCACACCCATATCAAAGCTACATAATACCTGACATTACTGTGGTGCATAATGGGCAAATCACCAATTACTGGAAAATAAGAGACCCATTGGAAAGGAAAGGACACACTTTCGAATCATTTAATGATACAGAGTGCATTGTTCATTATATGGCAGATAAGCTTGACCAAGGCTACAAATTAGAAGAGGCATTGGATCAAGCGGTAATAGATTTGGATGGTCCATTTTCCATATTGGTTGGAACACCTAACGGTATTGGAATTGCAAAGGACAAGCTTGGTCTTAGACCTGGTGTGATGGTGGAAACCGATGAGATTTTTGCAGTGGCTTCAGAGGAAATGGCATTGCATGATGTCACAGATTCAGATGAAATAGAACAGATAGCTCCTGGGGAAACAAGAGCTTACACCATATAGGAGTTTTTTCTATGAAAGAATATGTAATTGATGCGAATGGTATGGAAGAGAAAGAATTGAATCGAACCATAAAGGAACAAGCTAAATATTATGATAAGCTCATTATTGACAATCCTGATTCCAAACACAATATTTGTGCTGGGTTAACTGAAGATGTGGAAATAGAGATCAATGGTTCTGCAGGATATTTTGTTGGAACAATGGCTCATGGACCAAGGATACACATCACTGGCAATGCCGGCTGGTTTGCTGGAGACAATATGACAGAAGGTGAATTGGTCATTGAAGGTACAGCTGGTGACGGAGCGGGCCAAGGAATCTATGGTGGAACAGTAATTGTTAAAGGAAATGTAGGTTCAAGAACTGGAGAAATCATGAAAGGGGGAACCGTTATCATTGGAGGCAACAGCGGTTTCATGACTGGGCTCCTTATGATGGGAGGAAAGCTCATAATACTTGGTGATGTTACTGAGGATGTTGGAGAATCCATCATGAGAGGAACTATTTTTGTTCTTGGAAATGTGAAAAGTTTAGGAAAAAATGCAGTTATGGAAGAAACCACTCTTGAAGACCAAAATGAACTTCAAGAAATCCTAACAGAATATGGTTTCAATCTGACTGAAAATGATTATTCAAGTTTTAAGAAAATCGTTAACATGCAATAGGAGCTGAAAAAATGAGCGAACATAGAATAGCTATGGTGGGAACACCATGTGAAATTATGGCTGCATCCAAGATTCAACATTATACCGATAGCCCTATTGATGTTAAATTGGGCTTATTCTGTATGGAGAATTTTTCATATAAGTACTTTGTAAATCTCTTGAAAGAGTATGGCTTGAAAATGGATGACATTGAAAAATTCCAAATTGAGAAAGGATTTGTATTTTTACTTTTAAAAACTAAAGAAATAGTGAAAATACCTCTTTCAGTAGCTAAAAGGATTATTAGGAAAAACTGTAACATATGTGTTGAACTGACATCAGAAACCTCTGATATTTCAATTGGTTCAATTGGATCTGAAGATGGTTGGTCAACACTCATAATAAGGACTGAAAAAGGTGAGGAGATAGTTAAGGGGGCAATAGAACAGAAATTCATTGAAGCAAAAGACTTTACAGATTCACAATTTGGATTGTTGAATAGAATTGCGGAATCTAAAATAAGCAAAAATCTTGAAACTATAGAGAGAAGGGAATTTTTGGCAAGACCTGTATTATACCAAAGGGAAAAATCAGATGATTCCATCAATAAGGAGTTCTCAGAAGCATCATTCCTGGATTTAAGGTCAAATGTCATTGATGTTGGTGCATGTGTGCTTTGTGGAGCATGTGAATATGCATGTCCACACAATTTGATAACAATTGATGATACCAAACCAAGGATGAAAGGGGAATGCCCAGAGGATTGTCATGCATGCTTTGCAGTCTGTCCAAGAACATTTATCCCTGCAGATTTAAGAAATGACAATTCAAAACAGATAGGTGACTTTAAAAAAGTCTTGACAGTCAAATCATTAAAGCATACACAAGGTCAGGATGGGTCAATTGTAACAACATTAATCGACTATCTATTGTCAAATGAGATAGTTACTGAAGCTCTTATTGTTGATAAGGAGGATCATTTGGCTTGGAAACCTTATGCAAAGTTAACTAATGCGATTGATGAGGTTGTTAAATCTGGAGGAACAAAATATTCTGTCTGTCCTGTGTTCAAACCATTAGGGGATTTGAAAGAGGAACAAGTCCAAAATATTGATGAGGGGGTAAACTAATGTCATTCACTGTAGAGAGAAAATTGGAAATTTGCAAACAGAGCAATGATAGGCCTGGATGCTGTTGGTATTTATGTGACAATCCCCACAAATCATCATGTAAAAACTGTTATAGCTGCTATTCAAATTGTCCTCATGGAGTATATGAGGTAATCAATGATGAACCATTGCCAATACATCAGGAAAACTGTGTAGGGTGCAAGATTTGTGAAGAGATGTGCCCAACACATGCAATATATGTCAGACCTCTTGTAGATGAGGGAAGAGGTGTATGGTCAAATTCAACAATGGTTGAAATCAAACGTAAAAGTCAAACAGGAGCATATAAGGTAAGAGGCTGTGGATTAACCAGAAGAATCCCAACATTTGATGACTTAAGCATATTGCCTGCACAGGTTTCAAGGCCACCAATAGACTCATATAGGGAAACATGCAAGACTTCAGTGGTTCTTGGAGACAGGTTTGCAGAAAATCCAATTGAAATAGACACTCCTATTATGATTGGGGCAATGTCTTTCGGTGCATTAAGCAAGGAAGCAAAAATAGCATTGGCTATTGGAAGCAGCAAGGTAGGCACAATCACCAATACCGGTGAAGGTGGAATGCTTCCTGAAGAAAGGCATTATGCAGACAAATTGATTGCCCAGTATGCATCAGGCCGTTTTGGAGTTTCAGCAAGCTATTTAAACAATGCAGAAGCTGTTGAAATCAAGATAGGTCAAGGTGCAAAATCAGGTATGGGAGGACATTTGCTTTCCCATAAGGTAACTGCAGAAGTTGCTAGAGTCAGAAATATTCCAGAGGGAACCTCTGCATTAAGTCCTGCAAGACATATGGACATTGTAGGGCCTGAGGATTTAGGTATGAAAATCAACCAATTAAGGGAAATCACTGACTGGAAAGTGCCTATCATTGTGAAATTTGCATCCGGTAGAGTGGAACAGGATGTAAAGATTGCAGCAAAGGCAGGTGCAGATATAATTGTAGTTGATGGTATGCAAGGGGGAACAGGTGCGGGCCCTGAAGTGGTTACAGAACATGCAGGTATTCCTACAATAGAAGCTATTGTAAAGGCGGATGATGCTCTTAAGGACATTAATTTAAGAAGTGAAGTAAGCCTTGTCGCTGCTGGTGGAATAAGATCAGGTGCTGATGTTGCAAAAGCCATTGCTTTAGGGGCAGATGCGGTTTATATAGCTACCTCTGCATTGATCTCCATAGGTTGTAAGGTTTGCCAATCCTGTTCTGAGGGCATTTGCCCTAAAGGAATTGCAACACAGGATAGGGTGCTTAGAAGAAGATTAGATCCTATTAGAAAAGGTCAGCAAGTGGCAAATTATATTGAAGCAATGACTCAGGAAGTAACTTCCTTGACTCAACAGGCAGGAAATACAGATATTGAAAACCTTGAACGTCAGGACTTGGTTGCATTGACTATGGAGGCTTCACAATTAACAGGAGTGCCAATGGTGAGAAATTAAACAAGATTAGGAGAAATTATTATGGCTGCATTCGAAAGAATAAAATCAGGGATTCCAGGGCTTGATGAAGCCTTAGACAATATTCGTTTGGGAGATAATGTAGTTTGGAATGTTACAAATCTAAATGAATTCTCTTATTTTGTTGATCCTTATGTCAAACAGGCGAAAGAGGATAAGAGGAACTTGATATACATTAGGTTTGCCAATCACCATCCATTGATTGAAATGACAGAAGAGGACTTTCGGTTGCTTGAAATGGAAGAGAATAATCCTGAAACCGAGTTTTGCATGATTGAACGTGATGGAATCAAGATATATAAGGTCAATCCATATAACCAATTTGAGACTTTTACCTTAGAGGTTCATAGAATTATTGAAAAGGAAGGATTTGATGCATTCTATGTATTTGACTGCTTAAGTGACCTTCAAGCTGTTTGGTCTACTGATTTGATGATGGGAAATTTCTTTAAGGTTACCTGTCCATTCCTATTCCAATTGGATACTGTAGCATACTTCCCAATCATTCGAGGAAGGCATTCATTTGATGCAATAGCTAAAATCCGTGAAACCACACAGCTGTTCCTGAATGTGCATTCAAATTCTCCTGAAGAGGTTTATGTTTCTCCACTAAAAGTTTGGAACAGATATTCTCAAACAATGTTTTTGGGACATAAGTTTAACCCAAGAACAGGTTTTGTCAAGGTTTTGCAGGATGGTCAGGAAGTTAGCAAATATTATAAGACCATCAATGATTCTGATAAGCATCAAAGCGGGCAAATCTTGGACAGTTGGGAAAGATATATGCTTCAGGTTAGAATGAAGTATGAAGAAGGCAAGAATATCGATGATGAGTGCGATAAGATTTGTGAGCTGATGATGACAAAAGATGAGAAGATGCTTTCCAAAATAAAGGAATACTTTACTTTTGAGGATTATATCACAATCTACGATCGTCGTGTAGGAAGCGGATTGGTAGGTGGTAAGTCCTGCGGTATGCTTCTTGCAAGAAAGATAATCGAAAAGGAGCGTCCAGACATATACAGTAATCTTGAACCGGATGATTCATTTTATATTGGCTCAGATTTATTTTACACATACATAGTTTCAAATGACCTATGGGACCTTAGAGTAAAGCAAAGAAACCCTGAAGGTTATTATAAGTATGGGAAAGAGTTGGAGGAAGCTCTTA contains these protein-coding regions:
- the glnA gene encoding type I glutamate--ammonia ligase, giving the protein MSVKDNKLDQIIKTVEENDIKFLKLQLSDIHGLPKSMAVPLKKADDIEDIVNDGLLFDGSSVAGLASINDSDLLAKPDINTFSTIPWRPESKGTSRFICDIFTTEGKPYDGDPRGVLKKALEKAEKRGYQFNMGPEPEFFIIKEDENGNYIPADEAEYFDVEPLDQGTDIRREIVFGLEQLGFDVEVSHHEVAAGQHEVDFKYADALKTADAVITFKEAVKAVVHNLGFKATFMPKPFLGINGSGMHCNQSLFKDGKNIFYDPNTENQISQEALYFIGGLLKHAQALSAILSPTVNSYKRLVPGYEAPCYIAYGFKNRSTLLRIPASRGLGTRIECRSPDPSCNPYLAFAVLLEAGLDGLDNKIDPGEPTEENLFALTEDEILQRGINNLPTSLWEAYHALEGDDVVKNALGEKVFDQFYTIKRAEWDAYRIQVFDYERNQYLDV
- a CDS encoding glutamine amidotransferase produces the protein MCGIAGVIYKDKKTHPVGEALTSMLESLQHRGPDSAGYAIYGSLDFPENYYQLNIEVKRRRGALDNLKSLLNQISPIFEEQLIESVGDSDVYKCKIALDEFSLLKPCINEIDDLENVRVINGSHSFEMIKDTGKVKDIAERFNVQSRMGTHGIGHTRFATESGVDRYHAHPYQSYIIPDITVVHNGQITNYWKIRDPLERKGHTFESFNDTECIVHYMADKLDQGYKLEEALDQAVIDLDGPFSILVGTPNGIGIAKDKLGLRPGVMVETDEIFAVASEEMALHDVTDSDEIEQIAPGETRAYTI
- a CDS encoding tributyrin esterase; the encoded protein is MKEYVIDANGMEEKELNRTIKEQAKYYDKLIIDNPDSKHNICAGLTEDVEIEINGSAGYFVGTMAHGPRIHITGNAGWFAGDNMTEGELVIEGTAGDGAGQGIYGGTVIVKGNVGSRTGEIMKGGTVIIGGNSGFMTGLLMMGGKLIILGDVTEDVGESIMRGTIFVLGNVKSLGKNAVMEETTLEDQNELQEILTEYGFNLTENDYSSFKKIVNMQ
- a CDS encoding Coenzyme F420 hydrogenase/dehydrogenase, beta subunit C-terminal domain yields the protein MSEHRIAMVGTPCEIMAASKIQHYTDSPIDVKLGLFCMENFSYKYFVNLLKEYGLKMDDIEKFQIEKGFVFLLLKTKEIVKIPLSVAKRIIRKNCNICVELTSETSDISIGSIGSEDGWSTLIIRTEKGEEIVKGAIEQKFIEAKDFTDSQFGLLNRIAESKISKNLETIERREFLARPVLYQREKSDDSINKEFSEASFLDLRSNVIDVGACVLCGACEYACPHNLITIDDTKPRMKGECPEDCHACFAVCPRTFIPADLRNDNSKQIGDFKKVLTVKSLKHTQGQDGSIVTTLIDYLLSNEIVTEALIVDKEDHLAWKPYAKLTNAIDEVVKSGGTKYSVCPVFKPLGDLKEEQVQNIDEGVN
- a CDS encoding glutamate synthase-related protein; this encodes MSFTVERKLEICKQSNDRPGCCWYLCDNPHKSSCKNCYSCYSNCPHGVYEVINDEPLPIHQENCVGCKICEEMCPTHAIYVRPLVDEGRGVWSNSTMVEIKRKSQTGAYKVRGCGLTRRIPTFDDLSILPAQVSRPPIDSYRETCKTSVVLGDRFAENPIEIDTPIMIGAMSFGALSKEAKIALAIGSSKVGTITNTGEGGMLPEERHYADKLIAQYASGRFGVSASYLNNAEAVEIKIGQGAKSGMGGHLLSHKVTAEVARVRNIPEGTSALSPARHMDIVGPEDLGMKINQLREITDWKVPIIVKFASGRVEQDVKIAAKAGADIIVVDGMQGGTGAGPEVVTEHAGIPTIEAIVKADDALKDINLRSEVSLVAAGGIRSGADVAKAIALGADAVYIATSALISIGCKVCQSCSEGICPKGIATQDRVLRRRLDPIRKGQQVANYIEAMTQEVTSLTQQAGNTDIENLERQDLVALTMEASQLTGVPMVRN